Proteins encoded together in one Candidatus Nitrosocaldus cavascurensis window:
- the pdxS gene encoding pyridoxal 5'-phosphate synthase lyase subunit PdxS encodes MDRIDALPVTKGTTLVKRGFAHMQKHGVIMDVTNVEQAQIAEDAGAVAVMVLDKLPYDVRKAGGVARTASIKVIEEIRDHVTIPIMAKCRIGHTEEARVLETVGVDMIDESEVLTPADEERHIWKWDFTTPFVNGARNLGEALRRIEEGASMIRTKGEPGTGNVAEAIKHIRIVNSEIRRIRAIYEDGDVQELIRTARELRVSYAYVLETARLGRLPVVNFAAGGITTPADAAMLMSLGCDGVFVGSGIFKSQDPMERARAIVIATSYWDDPKVVMEAQRMIDEGKSMLGMDVKTLELRMQERGSEA; translated from the coding sequence ATGGATAGAATAGATGCTCTGCCGGTAACAAAGGGCACAACGTTAGTAAAGCGTGGGTTTGCACATATGCAGAAGCATGGGGTTATAATGGATGTTACAAATGTTGAGCAGGCACAGATCGCTGAGGATGCTGGTGCTGTTGCAGTAATGGTGCTTGATAAACTTCCCTATGATGTTAGGAAGGCTGGAGGAGTTGCTAGAACTGCAAGCATAAAGGTGATAGAGGAGATAAGGGACCATGTAACCATACCAATAATGGCCAAATGCAGGATAGGGCATACTGAGGAGGCAAGAGTGCTTGAGACTGTTGGTGTTGATATGATAGATGAGTCTGAAGTCTTAACACCAGCAGATGAGGAGAGGCACATATGGAAGTGGGATTTCACTACACCGTTCGTTAATGGTGCAAGGAACCTTGGAGAAGCATTGAGGAGGATAGAGGAGGGGGCATCTATGATAAGAACCAAGGGAGAGCCTGGTACAGGGAACGTTGCAGAAGCGATTAAGCATATAAGGATAGTGAATAGCGAGATAAGGAGGATAAGGGCAATATATGAGGATGGAGATGTGCAGGAACTTATAAGGACAGCAAGAGAACTAAGGGTATCATATGCATACGTGCTAGAGACCGCAAGGCTTGGAAGATTGCCTGTGGTTAACTTTGCTGCTGGAGGAATAACAACCCCAGCAGATGCTGCTATGCTCATGAGTCTAGGGTGTGATGGTGTCTTTGTAGGCTCTGGCATATTCAAGAGCCAAGATCCCATGGAGAGGGCTAGAGCAATAGTAATAGCAACATCATATTGGGATGATCCAAAGGTTGTAATGGAGGCTCAGAGGATGATAGATGAAGGCAAGTCTATGCTTGGTATGGATGTTAAGACCCTAGAGTTGAGGATGCAGGAGAGGGGTAGCGAGGCATGA
- the pdxT gene encoding pyridoxal 5'-phosphate synthase glutaminase subunit PdxT has product MGITIGVLALQGDVEENVNATREALRSLNLDGDVVQVKYPEHVGGIDGLIIPGGESTVIGTLAMLNGSLKVIRERISAGMPVLGTCAGMIVLAKRAYDRVVGETRQQLLNLLDVTVERNAFGRQIDSFEVDLSIKVIGDKPFKGVFIRAPVVKSVGSNVDVLARLDDSNKIVAVQQGNIIGTSFHPELSGDTRLHEYFIKLVKEYKKK; this is encoded by the coding sequence ATGGGCATAACTATAGGTGTTCTAGCACTTCAAGGGGATGTGGAGGAGAATGTTAATGCTACTAGAGAGGCATTAAGATCACTAAATTTAGATGGTGATGTTGTACAGGTTAAGTATCCAGAGCATGTTGGAGGTATAGATGGATTGATAATACCTGGGGGAGAGAGCACTGTTATAGGTACACTTGCTATGCTCAATGGTTCACTCAAAGTTATAAGGGAGAGGATAAGTGCTGGGATGCCAGTTCTAGGCACATGTGCTGGTATGATAGTGTTAGCGAAGAGGGCATACGATAGAGTTGTTGGTGAGACTAGACAGCAGTTGCTGAACCTTTTAGATGTAACAGTTGAGAGGAATGCATTTGGTAGGCAGATAGACTCATTCGAGGTAGATCTAAGCATAAAGGTGATTGGAGATAAACCATTCAAGGGTGTCTTCATAAGGGCTCCTGTGGTTAAGAGCGTTGGGAGCAACGTTGATGTACTTGCAAGGCTAGATGATAGCAACAAGATAGTTGCTGTTCAACAAGGTAATATTATAGGTACATCTTTTCACCCTGAGCTCTCGGGAGATACAAGACTTCATGAGTACTTTATAAAGTTAGTTAAAGAGTACAAGAAGAAGTGA
- a CDS encoding zinc-binding dehydrogenase, whose protein sequence is MKAVVLHRHGGVDALRYQDFPEPLCSKDEVLVNVHACSVNRLDVWVRKGLAGREVRFPHILGCDISGYLTSDVDHPNLKMKKGSKVVVYPMIHCGSCRFCRIGKESRCISSNASIIGGFSSWHGGYAEYLKVPVRNIIPLESYLSMEEAASINIAYLTAYSMIKYAMRLMRDINGYDDVTIATTTAAVDYLANTNTVNDNLSLLVYGAGSGIGVASVQFAKVMGYKVIATVGSQDKLEKAYALGCDLVIDRSKQDIVREVMKFTMGEGVDLVIDHVGIWDTSIKCLKKGSGIMAVCGATASEHTNVEVRPFYNKLALIFGAYLGSKKELVEMLRFMQEHNIRPVIDSVFALKDAALAHTKMEMNNHFGKIVIKVASI, encoded by the coding sequence ATGAAGGCTGTAGTACTGCATAGACATGGAGGGGTGGATGCGTTAAGGTATCAAGACTTCCCAGAGCCCTTATGCAGTAAGGATGAGGTGCTAGTAAATGTACATGCATGCTCTGTTAACAGGCTTGATGTATGGGTTAGGAAGGGTTTAGCAGGGAGGGAGGTTAGATTCCCACACATACTAGGCTGTGATATCTCTGGCTATCTAACAAGTGATGTAGACCATCCTAATCTTAAGATGAAGAAGGGTAGCAAGGTTGTTGTTTATCCAATGATACATTGTGGTTCATGCAGATTCTGTAGGATTGGTAAGGAGAGTAGATGTATAAGTAGCAACGCATCTATAATTGGGGGGTTCAGTAGCTGGCATGGTGGATATGCTGAGTATCTCAAGGTACCAGTAAGGAACATCATACCATTGGAATCGTATCTTAGTATGGAGGAGGCAGCATCCATTAACATTGCATACCTTACAGCCTACAGTATGATCAAGTATGCCATGAGGCTTATGAGGGATATCAATGGATACGATGATGTTACCATTGCTACTACTACTGCTGCTGTTGATTATCTTGCTAATACTAACACCGTTAATGATAACCTATCTCTACTAGTGTATGGTGCTGGGAGTGGTATAGGGGTAGCAAGTGTACAGTTTGCAAAGGTCATGGGTTACAAGGTTATAGCAACAGTAGGCAGTCAAGACAAGTTAGAGAAGGCCTACGCTTTAGGATGCGATCTAGTTATAGATAGGAGTAAGCAGGATATAGTAAGAGAGGTCATGAAGTTCACTATGGGCGAGGGTGTGGATCTAGTAATAGACCATGTTGGTATATGGGATACAAGCATAAAGTGCTTGAAGAAGGGGAGTGGCATAATGGCTGTGTGTGGAGCAACTGCATCTGAGCATACAAATGTTGAGGTTAGACCATTCTACAACAAACTTGCACTGATCTTTGGTGCATATCTGGGCTCTAAGAAGGAACTTGTAGAGATGCTGAGGTTCATGCAAGAACATAATATAAGGCCAGTTATAGACTCTGTATTTGCGTTAAAGGATGCTGCTCTTGCTCACACAAAGATGGAGATGAATAACCATTTTGGCAAGATAGTGATCAAGGTAGCATCGATCTAA
- a CDS encoding valine--tRNA ligase has product MEPRIKEKVWDASIEERLLEIWKEEGLYRFTIDESRKPFVIDTPPPYPSGRPWHIGAAAHYAQIDMIARTARMMGYNVYFPIGIDRNGLPVEIYTERVKKVSMRSVGRERFLELCKNALDELEHEMVAIMRRLGLSADLTNYYRTDSEEYRALTQATFIDLWHRGLVYEATRPNNYCPDCGTTIADAEVVYKDMPSKLAYIRFRVEDGSSNSNSNSNKDGGDGEIVIATTRPELLCSCRAVIVNPDDGRYKHLYGKTAVVPIYNTMVKITPHPSANMDFGSGAVMICSYGDHTDVQLFRELGLQEVIALDSNGLMTSNAGKYAGMKVKDARDAIIDDLDKMGLIVKVENIMHRTPVCERSNTPIEIIPMKEFYIKQLQFVNELKDIASKMIFHPEMHRQILLNWLNSIAIDWPISRRRFYATEVPIWYCKKCGKPNLPEKGRYYRPWKEKPPFSKCSYCDGREFVGEERTFDTWMDSSISPLFISKYASDERFFNYTYPATLRPQAKDIVRTWLHYTILRCYQLTGKAPFERAWIMGYGLDEKGERMSKSKGNVIDPYPVISKYGADTFRFWSASEVNLGYDFRCSEQRIAGMQKFLTKLWNMARFISSFPRVEISKSLQASDRWILAELSLLIERCMQGYREFNFFVPANAVREFVWNIFAPHYIEMVKARAYGQGFSKDEQDAACYTLHECLSTILLLLAPITPFITDHLWRALYSSRSIHLERFPEARWEKEMSRYTDAIVEFNSMVWNAKKSSGKSLRDQIAISIPDELKEFSKDLKAMHNIVT; this is encoded by the coding sequence ATAGAGCCAAGGATAAAGGAGAAGGTCTGGGATGCAAGTATAGAGGAGAGGTTACTTGAGATCTGGAAGGAGGAAGGGCTCTATAGATTCACTATAGATGAGAGTAGGAAGCCATTCGTGATAGATACTCCCCCTCCATACCCATCTGGGAGGCCATGGCATATAGGTGCTGCTGCCCACTATGCACAGATAGACATGATTGCAAGGACAGCAAGGATGATGGGCTACAACGTATACTTCCCAATAGGCATAGATAGGAATGGTCTTCCAGTTGAGATATACACTGAGAGGGTGAAGAAGGTTAGCATGAGAAGTGTAGGAAGGGAGAGGTTCTTAGAACTATGTAAGAATGCGCTCGATGAGCTTGAGCATGAGATGGTTGCAATAATGAGGAGACTTGGGCTAAGTGCTGATCTAACAAATTACTACAGGACTGACTCTGAAGAGTATAGAGCATTAACGCAAGCAACGTTCATAGATCTTTGGCATAGAGGGCTTGTGTATGAGGCTACTAGGCCAAACAACTACTGCCCTGATTGTGGCACCACTATAGCAGATGCTGAGGTAGTGTATAAGGATATGCCATCCAAACTTGCTTACATAAGGTTTAGGGTTGAGGATGGTAGTAGTAATAGTAACAGTAATAGTAACAAAGATGGTGGTGATGGCGAGATAGTTATAGCAACAACTAGGCCAGAGCTTCTATGCTCATGTAGAGCAGTCATAGTGAATCCAGATGATGGTAGATATAAACATCTTTATGGCAAGACAGCAGTTGTGCCAATATACAACACAATGGTTAAGATAACACCTCATCCATCTGCAAACATGGACTTTGGTTCTGGTGCAGTGATGATATGTAGTTATGGAGACCATACAGATGTGCAACTCTTCAGAGAACTTGGACTGCAAGAGGTTATTGCCTTGGATTCTAACGGTCTCATGACAAGCAATGCAGGAAAATATGCAGGGATGAAGGTTAAGGATGCTAGAGATGCAATAATAGATGATCTTGACAAGATGGGCCTAATAGTAAAGGTTGAGAACATAATGCATAGAACCCCTGTATGTGAGAGGAGCAACACACCAATAGAGATAATACCCATGAAGGAGTTCTACATAAAGCAGTTACAGTTTGTAAATGAATTAAAGGATATAGCAAGTAAGATGATATTCCATCCAGAGATGCATAGGCAGATACTATTGAACTGGCTCAACTCTATAGCAATAGATTGGCCAATATCTAGGAGGAGGTTCTATGCAACTGAAGTGCCTATATGGTACTGCAAGAAGTGTGGTAAACCAAACCTTCCAGAGAAGGGCAGATACTATAGGCCATGGAAGGAGAAGCCTCCATTCAGTAAGTGCTCATACTGCGATGGGAGAGAGTTTGTAGGGGAGGAGAGGACATTCGATACATGGATGGATTCAAGTATATCTCCACTCTTCATCTCTAAATATGCTAGTGATGAGAGGTTCTTCAACTACACATACCCAGCAACGTTAAGGCCTCAGGCAAAGGATATTGTTAGGACATGGTTACACTACACCATATTGAGATGCTACCAACTCACAGGCAAGGCACCATTTGAGAGGGCATGGATAATGGGTTATGGGCTTGACGAGAAGGGTGAGAGGATGAGTAAGAGCAAGGGCAATGTTATAGACCCATACCCTGTGATAAGCAAGTATGGTGCAGATACGTTCAGGTTCTGGAGTGCAAGTGAGGTTAACCTTGGATACGATTTTAGATGCTCAGAGCAGAGGATAGCAGGGATGCAGAAGTTCCTAACCAAGCTATGGAATATGGCAAGGTTCATATCATCATTCCCTAGAGTTGAGATAAGCAAATCACTTCAGGCAAGTGATAGATGGATTCTAGCAGAGTTATCATTGCTAATTGAGAGATGCATGCAAGGTTATAGAGAGTTCAACTTCTTTGTGCCAGCAAATGCTGTAAGGGAGTTTGTGTGGAACATCTTTGCTCCCCACTACATTGAGATGGTAAAAGCTAGAGCATATGGGCAAGGGTTCAGCAAGGATGAGCAGGATGCAGCATGCTATACACTGCATGAATGTTTATCAACCATACTGTTACTCCTTGCACCAATAACCCCATTCATAACAGACCATCTATGGAGAGCACTGTACTCTAGTAGGAGCATCCATCTGGAGAGGTTCCCAGAGGCAAGATGGGAGAAGGAGATGAGTAGATACACAGATGCTATAGTAGAGTTCAACTCAATGGTATGGAATGCAAAGAAGAGCTCTGGTAAATCCCTAAGAGATCAAATAGCAATAAGCATACCGGATGAACTCAAGGAGTTCAGCAAGGACCTCAAGGCAATGCATAACATAGTTACGTGA
- a CDS encoding 7-cyano-7-deazaguanine synthase, translating to MSTSIDVDNGRERALVLLSGGIDSATCLYWAKSKGYEVYALTLNYHNRWIKEIEAARLIARDANTMLIELELPFVKEAFNMYGYSPSNYKDDDLRWPFYIPSKNLLFYSIAAHIAEYMHVRWIVGGHNRDDMLFFKDASKEYIDGINRLFKQGFMLNEPAEIVTPLADLSKVEVVRLALHLGVPLEHTWSCHLRVERHCGRCHGCISRLEIFKSLGIEDGVEYEVVK from the coding sequence ATGAGTACAAGCATAGATGTGGATAATGGTAGAGAGAGGGCATTAGTGCTACTCTCTGGAGGGATAGACTCTGCAACGTGCCTATACTGGGCAAAGAGCAAGGGCTATGAGGTATACGCATTAACACTGAACTATCATAATAGATGGATCAAGGAGATAGAGGCTGCTAGACTAATTGCTAGAGATGCTAATACCATGCTTATAGAGTTGGAGTTGCCATTTGTGAAGGAGGCATTCAACATGTATGGCTACTCCCCCTCAAACTACAAGGATGATGATCTAAGATGGCCATTCTACATACCATCAAAGAACTTGCTCTTCTACTCAATAGCAGCACATATAGCAGAGTACATGCATGTTAGATGGATAGTTGGAGGGCATAACAGGGATGATATGCTCTTCTTCAAGGATGCCAGCAAGGAGTACATAGATGGGATAAACAGGCTATTCAAGCAGGGGTTCATGCTTAATGAGCCAGCAGAGATAGTTACTCCATTGGCAGATCTGAGTAAGGTTGAGGTTGTAAGGCTTGCATTGCACCTTGGTGTGCCATTAGAGCATACATGGAGTTGCCATCTAAGGGTTGAGAGGCATTGTGGTAGATGCCATGGATGCATATCTAGGCTAGAGATATTCAAGAGTCTAGGCATAGAGGATGGTGTGGAGTATGAGGTTGTGAAGTAG
- a CDS encoding 6-pyruvoyl trahydropterin synthase family protein, translated as MLDGRYIRYVDGKGNLLKSRNELTIAELLRFLNIEYEYDAPLTLDDGSTVRVDFKTEQGYIEVIDDVSDVEKLKSIRSSNVRVLGVGKALSTASTDELNSISTYNEYASLVFEDPSLSFDYSHILPLVNKCSVLHGHTASVIVELIGIKDEKSDMVIDFGEAKRLIKQALNALDHKFFISRKYLVEEDELHYRVAFDGPNGRFDLKVPKHTTFLFEGEATAENLAKEIIELIAARMPDNIKAIGVYIYEGVSKGAHIVARINR; from the coding sequence ATGCTCGATGGTAGATACATAAGGTATGTTGATGGTAAGGGCAACCTCTTGAAGAGTAGGAATGAACTGACCATAGCTGAACTGCTAAGATTCCTAAACATAGAGTATGAGTATGATGCACCATTAACCCTAGATGATGGCTCAACTGTAAGAGTAGACTTTAAGACAGAGCAAGGATACATAGAGGTTATAGATGATGTAAGTGATGTGGAGAAGTTGAAGAGCATTAGATCTAGCAATGTTAGAGTATTGGGTGTAGGTAAAGCATTATCAACAGCAAGCACTGATGAACTCAACTCCATATCAACTTACAATGAATATGCATCCCTTGTATTTGAGGATCCATCGCTCTCATTCGATTACTCTCATATACTGCCTTTAGTAAATAAATGCTCAGTGCTTCATGGGCATACTGCAAGCGTTATTGTTGAACTTATAGGTATAAAGGATGAGAAGAGTGATATGGTGATTGACTTTGGAGAGGCTAAGAGGTTGATAAAGCAGGCTCTAAACGCTTTGGACCACAAGTTCTTCATAAGCAGGAAGTACCTTGTTGAGGAGGATGAATTACACTACAGGGTTGCATTCGATGGTCCAAATGGTAGATTCGATCTTAAGGTACCAAAGCACACAACCTTCCTCTTTGAGGGTGAGGCTACTGCAGAGAACCTTGCAAAGGAGATAATAGAGTTGATAGCAGCAAGGATGCCAGATAACATAAAGGCCATTGGTGTTTACATATACGAGGGTGTAAGCAAAGGAGCACACATCGTTGCAAGGATCAATAGATGA
- a CDS encoding asparagine synthase family protein has product MIDGYALIRYNGFILTNKDIDLELCRRMMGNRYDKGSGRRREFVFKKDGFTALCYCKYVQIPEGQDRIIILLNGDIYYNSSNVHSLHDLHGMLARSDGNYALTWIDTNDGVIAFARDPLGSKPLYYKHDGSNITIASDRRVLNTCVEVEPGTLYIFRLGLGMEKIRFSPIIEYKPYVDVSMDDAIEHTRHLISTSLIRRLSGRSRIVVGVSGIDSIILAMLSNHILDVIPVTVCTKGSYDEMNARYIQEVMGLRTHILMLEEQDILKILNDISTLEIDIDFASTMDVSIACIVYALARFARDNGADALMLGQLADELFGGYARYLRYDCRSSNSSIHNDLNMILFNDLKKASHDLCRDESIASSMLVDLLLPYASVELARYVVNLPAEFKVDVVHGVRKLLLRKVAESIGIAHEIAYREKKAMQFSTGVFKMVKRLSKVLHR; this is encoded by the coding sequence ATGATTGATGGGTATGCCCTGATAAGATACAATGGGTTCATATTAACAAACAAGGATATAGATCTAGAGTTATGTAGAAGGATGATGGGTAATAGATATGATAAGGGTAGTGGTAGGAGGAGGGAGTTTGTATTCAAGAAGGATGGGTTTACAGCTTTGTGCTACTGTAAGTATGTTCAGATTCCAGAAGGTCAGGATAGAATAATAATCCTGCTAAATGGAGATATCTATTACAATAGCAGCAATGTACACTCATTGCATGATCTCCATGGTATGCTTGCTAGAAGTGATGGGAATTATGCACTAACATGGATTGATACCAACGATGGTGTTATTGCATTTGCTAGGGATCCACTTGGAAGTAAACCACTCTACTATAAGCATGATGGTAGTAACATAACCATTGCAAGTGATAGGAGGGTTCTTAACACTTGCGTAGAGGTAGAGCCAGGAACCCTTTATATATTCAGGCTAGGGTTAGGGATGGAGAAGATAAGGTTCTCCCCAATAATAGAGTATAAGCCATATGTCGATGTTAGCATGGATGATGCTATAGAGCATACAAGGCATCTAATCTCAACATCTCTCATTAGGAGGCTATCTGGTAGGAGTAGGATAGTTGTTGGAGTATCTGGTATAGATAGCATAATCCTAGCAATGCTCTCAAATCATATTCTAGATGTTATACCAGTAACTGTATGCACGAAGGGATCTTATGACGAGATGAACGCTAGATACATTCAGGAGGTGATGGGATTAAGAACTCATATACTTATGCTAGAGGAGCAGGATATACTGAAGATACTCAACGATATCTCTACACTAGAGATAGATATAGACTTTGCAAGTACCATGGATGTTAGCATAGCATGTATAGTTTATGCATTGGCAAGGTTTGCAAGGGATAATGGTGCAGATGCCCTTATGCTTGGTCAGTTAGCAGATGAACTGTTTGGAGGATATGCAAGGTATCTAAGGTATGATTGTAGAAGCAGCAATAGTAGTATTCATAATGATCTCAACATGATACTCTTCAACGATCTGAAGAAGGCTAGTCATGATCTATGCAGGGATGAGAGCATAGCATCATCCATGCTAGTTGATCTTCTGCTTCCATATGCATCAGTAGAACTAGCAAGGTATGTAGTAAACTTGCCAGCAGAGTTCAAGGTTGACGTTGTACATGGAGTAAGGAAGTTACTACTCAGAAAGGTTGCAGAGAGCATAGGTATTGCACATGAGATAGCATACAGGGAGAAGAAGGCTATGCAGTTCAGCACTGGCGTATTCAAGATGGTGAAGAGGCTATCGAAGGTATTGCATAGATAG
- a CDS encoding CbtA family protein: MNTLNIIAVALLAGVLSGALYGLVNTVLVTPYIDRAVELEASWLGESVDIAYRVWQKEGAVIAGLLAGVAYSSIFSIVYAYMASRNPQGITIRRGITIALIIWFVLYLMPMLKYPANPPAVGDPETIYYRQSIYITYLLISSISAVVLALLRARFVAAPVAVVGNGAIRYIREVAIIGAYALIMVTAYILMPPNPDTINIAEDILVGFRVTSAITSLMLWLMIGFTTSLIWSRTGLIRRRMSML; encoded by the coding sequence ATGAATACGCTAAACATCATAGCTGTTGCGCTCCTTGCTGGAGTCTTGAGTGGAGCATTGTATGGGTTGGTAAACACAGTGCTTGTAACCCCATATATAGATAGGGCAGTAGAGTTAGAGGCATCATGGCTGGGTGAGTCTGTTGATATAGCGTATAGGGTATGGCAGAAGGAAGGTGCAGTCATTGCAGGTCTTCTAGCAGGAGTTGCATACTCCTCAATCTTCTCTATTGTGTATGCTTACATGGCTAGCAGGAACCCTCAAGGTATCACAATCAGGCGAGGGATTACTATTGCACTAATAATATGGTTTGTATTATACCTCATGCCAATGCTCAAGTACCCTGCAAATCCTCCTGCTGTTGGTGATCCAGAAACAATATACTACAGGCAGAGTATCTACATAACCTATCTGCTTATATCTAGTATATCAGCAGTTGTTCTAGCATTACTACGTGCAAGGTTTGTAGCAGCACCAGTAGCAGTAGTAGGGAATGGAGCGATTAGATATATCAGAGAGGTTGCTATCATTGGTGCATATGCATTGATAATGGTTACAGCATATATACTCATGCCCCCAAACCCAGATACCATAAATATTGCTGAGGATATACTTGTAGGGTTCAGGGTTACAAGTGCAATAACCTCTCTTATGTTATGGCTGATGATTGGGTTTACAACATCACTGATATGGAGTAGAACAGGACTTATAAGGCGTAGAATGAGCATGTTATGA
- a CDS encoding CbtB domain-containing protein, translating into MSNGNNRQVIRAEIKYPILAIVVLAAIFAFTSFALGYDQGQLFSIVVGDRAYEENFLHELFHDTRHALGFPCH; encoded by the coding sequence ATGAGTAATGGCAATAATAGACAGGTTATAAGAGCAGAGATAAAGTATCCTATACTTGCCATAGTAGTTCTTGCTGCAATATTCGCATTCACATCATTTGCACTTGGCTATGATCAAGGGCAGTTATTCAGCATAGTGGTTGGAGATAGAGCATATGAAGAGAACTTCCTTCACGAACTATTCCATGATACAAGACATGCTCTAGGCTTTCCTTGCCATTGA
- a CDS encoding SDR family NAD(P)-dependent oxidoreductase: MGMKGKRVLITGASGGIGRATALLLAGMGARLALHYFSNEDSIDSILDEIEGKYGNDCVMKVKADVSRYDEVNAMVDAVLKRFNGIDSLIAVAGYPMRREVWFADPLGLTDEVLDKPWSVDLKGSYNCIKAIVPYMKRQGNGSIVLVSSTPSIAGDAHGLAYTLAKASIIALTRSLALVLAPEVRINCVALGSISSEANMRGYDEDQIGAMLKGIPMRRFGTPEEAAKAIVFLASDDSSYITGQVVVVDGGEVRV; encoded by the coding sequence ATGGGGATGAAGGGTAAGAGGGTATTAATAACTGGAGCAAGTGGAGGTATAGGAAGGGCTACAGCACTGCTTCTTGCTGGTATGGGTGCTAGATTAGCATTGCACTATTTTAGCAATGAGGATAGTATAGACTCAATACTTGATGAGATAGAAGGCAAGTATGGCAATGATTGTGTAATGAAGGTCAAGGCAGATGTATCAAGGTATGATGAGGTTAATGCAATGGTTGATGCAGTGCTTAAAAGGTTCAATGGTATAGATTCACTTATAGCAGTAGCAGGTTATCCTATGCGGAGAGAGGTATGGTTTGCAGATCCTCTAGGGCTTACAGATGAGGTGCTTGATAAGCCATGGAGTGTTGATCTTAAGGGATCGTACAACTGTATAAAGGCTATCGTACCATACATGAAGAGGCAGGGTAATGGAAGTATAGTGCTTGTATCATCAACCCCATCAATAGCAGGGGATGCACATGGCTTAGCATATACACTAGCAAAGGCATCTATAATAGCATTGACAAGGTCACTTGCATTGGTACTTGCTCCAGAGGTAAGGATAAACTGTGTAGCATTAGGGAGTATAAGCAGCGAAGCAAACATGCGAGGTTATGATGAGGATCAGATTGGTGCTATGCTCAAGGGTATACCAATGCGTAGGTTTGGAACTCCAGAGGAGGCTGCCAAGGCTATAGTATTCCTTGCATCTGATGATTCAAGTTACATCACTGGTCAAGTTGTTGTGGTTGATGGTGGAGAGGTAAGGGTATGA
- a CDS encoding 4a-hydroxytetrahydrobiopterin dehydratase, with amino-acid sequence MEEDYIRLTEEQISTNLARLKGWRLENGKLTRTFIFKDFSEAFGFMTRVALESEKLNHHPEWFNVYNRVRIDLITHDVNGISNYDFKLAERINRIHGDEG; translated from the coding sequence ATGGAAGAGGATTACATAAGGCTAACAGAGGAGCAGATAAGTACAAATCTAGCAAGGCTTAAGGGATGGAGGTTAGAGAATGGCAAGCTTACAAGGACATTCATCTTCAAGGACTTCAGTGAGGCATTTGGGTTCATGACAAGGGTTGCGTTAGAGTCTGAGAAACTTAACCATCACCCAGAGTGGTTCAATGTGTACAACAGGGTTAGGATAGACCTCATCACGCATGATGTGAATGGGATAAGCAACTACGACTTTAAACTTGCTGAGAGGATAAACAGAATACATGGGGATGAAGGGTAA